One genomic segment of Methanofollis sp. includes these proteins:
- a CDS encoding pirin-like C-terminal cupin domain-containing protein: MDLREYQCALFGEGDEVRVSSPASSLRFPLLIGRPIHELIAWAGPIVMNTREEREEAFREYREGTFVRARAPVR; encoded by the coding sequence GTGGACCTCAGGGAATACCAGTGCGCACTCTTCGGGGAGGGCGACGAGGTCAGGGTCAGTTCACCGGCATCTTCTTTGCGTTTCCCTCTCCTCATAGGCCGGCCTATTCACGAACTGATTGCCTGGGCCGGCCCGATCGTGATGAATACCCGGGAGGAACGGGAGGAGGCGTTCCGCGAGTACAGGGAGGGGACGTTTGTCAGGGCGCGGGCGCCGGTTCGCTGA
- a CDS encoding pirin family protein encodes MVEGAGVRLRRVFGHQEVPLFDPFLMLDDFRSDRPEDYLAGFPWHPHRGIETVTVSAYVTAGRAVSGPWTSGNTSAHSSGRATRSGSVHRHLLCVSLSS; translated from the coding sequence ATGGTGGAGGGTGCCGGGGTGAGGCTGAGGCGGGTCTTCGGCCACCAGGAAGTGCCTCTCTTCGACCCCTTCCTGATGCTCGACGACTTCAGGTCTGACAGGCCGGAGGACTATCTTGCCGGTTTTCCCTGGCACCCGCACCGCGGCATCGAGACCGTCACCGTCTCTGCCTATGTCACGGCGGGTCGGGCCGTTTCGGGGCCGTGGACCTCAGGGAATACCAGTGCGCACTCTTCGGGGAGGGCGACGAGGTCAGGGTCAGTTCACCGGCATCTTCTTTGCGTTTCCCTCTCCTCATAG
- a CDS encoding ferredoxin, whose translation MVRITIDREDCTGCALCWETCPDVFEESPDDTLSQIVGEYRAGGDPAEGETPEELEDCVREAAEGCPVEVIHIS comes from the coding sequence ATGGTACGGATCACCATTGACCGCGAGGACTGCACGGGGTGCGCCCTGTGCTGGGAGACCTGTCCGGATGTGTTTGAGGAGAGCCCTGACGACACGCTGAGCCAGATTGTCGGAGAATACAGGGCCGGAGGGGATCCTGCGGAGGGAGAGACGCCCGAAGAACTGGAAGACTGCGTGCGGGAGGCCGCGGAGGGGTGCCCGGTCGAGGTCATCCATATTTCCTGA